In Electrophorus electricus isolate fEleEle1 chromosome 6, fEleEle1.pri, whole genome shotgun sequence, a single genomic region encodes these proteins:
- the plac8l1 gene encoding cornifelin homolog A isoform X1 encodes MHQLPLLSPQFRVDSGSHGMGSTGRSPQGGAMQLPVLTQPGLGMTTTTVTTITQTGGDWSTGLFDVCADNSTCVMGALLPCCLELSLAHQFGECLWLPLLPGSTFAMRVGIRERFKIRGSICEDWTTVLFCYPLAVCQMVREMKRRMRRQMYTVSTALECS; translated from the exons ATGCACCAACTACCTCTTCTCTCGCCACAGTTCAGAGTTGACTCGGGCAGCCACGGGATGGGAAGCACGGGCCGGTCACCTCAGGGTGGTGCGATGCAGCTTCCTGTGCTGACCCAGCCAGGCCTCGGGATGACCACTACGACGGTGACTACCATCACTCAAACAGGCGGCGACTGGAGCACGGGCCTCTTTGACGTGTGCGCCGACAACAGCACCT GTGTGATGGGTGCCTTGCTGCCCTGCTGTCTGGAGCTGAGTTTGGCTCATCAGTTTGGTGAGTGCCTTTGGCTTCCTCTGCTCCCGGGCTCCACCTTTGCCATGCGGGTCGGCATCAGAGAACGTTTCAAGATCAGG gGCAGCATCTGTGAGGACTGGACTACAGTGTTGTTCTGCTACCCTCTGGCTGTGTGTCAAATGGTCcgagagatgaagaggaggatgaggaggcagATGTACACTGTTTCTACTGCACTTGAGTGTTCCTGA
- the plac8l1 gene encoding PLAC8-like protein 1 isoform X3: MHQLPLLSPQFRVDSGSHGMGSTGRSPQGGAMQLPVLTQPGLGMTTTTVTTITQTGGDWSTGLFDVCADNSTCVMGALLPCCLELSLAHQFGECLWLPLLPGSTFAMRVGIRERFKIRVRTFRYIRHAHTGTQGQHL; the protein is encoded by the exons ATGCACCAACTACCTCTTCTCTCGCCACAGTTCAGAGTTGACTCGGGCAGCCACGGGATGGGAAGCACGGGCCGGTCACCTCAGGGTGGTGCGATGCAGCTTCCTGTGCTGACCCAGCCAGGCCTCGGGATGACCACTACGACGGTGACTACCATCACTCAAACAGGCGGCGACTGGAGCACGGGCCTCTTTGACGTGTGCGCCGACAACAGCACCT GTGTGATGGGTGCCTTGCTGCCCTGCTGTCTGGAGCTGAGTTTGGCTCATCAGTTTGGTGAGTGCCTTTGGCTTCCTCTGCTCCCGGGCTCCACCTTTGCCATGCGGGTCGGCATCAGAGAACGTTTCAAGATCAGGGTGCGGACCTTCCGATAcatcagacacgcacacacgggcacacagg gGCAGCATCTGTGA
- the plac8l1 gene encoding PLAC8-like protein 1 isoform X2 gives MGSTGRSPQGGAMQLPVLTQPGLGMTTTTVTTITQTGGDWSTGLFDVCADNSTCVMGALLPCCLELSLAHQFGECLWLPLLPGSTFAMRVGIRERFKIRGSICEDWTTVLFCYPLAVCQMVREMKRRMRRQMYTVSTALECS, from the exons ATGGGAAGCACGGGCCGGTCACCTCAGGGTGGTGCGATGCAGCTTCCTGTGCTGACCCAGCCAGGCCTCGGGATGACCACTACGACGGTGACTACCATCACTCAAACAGGCGGCGACTGGAGCACGGGCCTCTTTGACGTGTGCGCCGACAACAGCACCT GTGTGATGGGTGCCTTGCTGCCCTGCTGTCTGGAGCTGAGTTTGGCTCATCAGTTTGGTGAGTGCCTTTGGCTTCCTCTGCTCCCGGGCTCCACCTTTGCCATGCGGGTCGGCATCAGAGAACGTTTCAAGATCAGG gGCAGCATCTGTGAGGACTGGACTACAGTGTTGTTCTGCTACCCTCTGGCTGTGTGTCAAATGGTCcgagagatgaagaggaggatgaggaggcagATGTACACTGTTTCTACTGCACTTGAGTGTTCCTGA